One stretch of Mycolicibacterium fallax DNA includes these proteins:
- a CDS encoding enoyl-CoA hydratase, whose translation MTDYDTIIVAREARVGLITLNRPQALNALNTQVMNEVTAAAKEFDNDPGIGAILLTGSEKAFAAGADIKEMAELSFHDVYSSDFFAKWGEFADTRTPTIAAVAGYALGGGCELAMMCDVLIAAENAKFGQPEIKLGVLPGMGGSQRLTRAIGKAKAMDLILTGRNMDAEEAERAGLVSRVVPTADLLSESRAVAETIAGMSLSAARMAKEAVNRSYETNLTEGLLFERRLFHSAFATADQKEGMAAFAAKRAANFLHR comes from the coding sequence ATGACCGACTACGACACCATCATCGTCGCCCGCGAGGCCCGCGTCGGGCTGATCACGCTGAACCGCCCGCAGGCCCTCAACGCGCTCAACACCCAGGTGATGAACGAGGTCACCGCCGCGGCCAAGGAGTTCGACAACGATCCGGGCATCGGCGCGATCCTGCTGACCGGCAGCGAAAAGGCGTTCGCCGCCGGCGCCGACATCAAGGAGATGGCCGAGCTGTCGTTCCACGACGTCTACAGCTCCGACTTCTTCGCCAAGTGGGGCGAGTTCGCCGACACCCGCACCCCGACCATCGCCGCGGTCGCCGGGTACGCCCTGGGCGGTGGGTGCGAGCTGGCGATGATGTGCGACGTGCTGATCGCCGCGGAGAACGCCAAGTTCGGCCAGCCGGAGATCAAGCTCGGCGTGCTGCCCGGCATGGGCGGCAGCCAGCGGCTGACCCGGGCGATCGGCAAGGCCAAGGCGATGGACCTGATCCTGACCGGCCGCAACATGGACGCCGAGGAGGCCGAGCGGGCCGGGCTGGTGTCGCGGGTGGTGCCGACCGCCGATCTGCTCAGCGAGTCCCGCGCGGTCGCCGAGACCATCGCCGGGATGTCCCTGTCGGCCGCCCGGATGGCCAAGGAGGCGGTCAACCGCAGCTACGAGACCAACCTGACCGAGGGTCTGCTTTTCGAGCGGCGACTGTTCCACTCGGCGTTCGCCACCGCCGATCAGAAGGAGGGCATGGCCGCCTTCGCCGCCAAGCGAGCCGCCAACTTCCTGCACCGCTAA
- a CDS encoding enoyl-CoA hydratase/isomerase family protein, with translation MTDDLLTRIENGVGIATLNRPKAINSLNQDMVDALAEVLPAWAADDAIRAVVLEGAGERGLCAGGDVVAIYHSARAGGAEARKFWFDEYRVNALIGSYPKPYVSLMDGIVMGGGVGVGAHGNIRVVTDTTKMAMPEVGIGFIPDVGGTHLLARAPGHLGLHAALTGAPFSGADAIALGFADHFVAHDRLADFTADIIATDVPTALARHAVEPPASALAAQRPWIDECYAAGSVAEIIAALAGHDDEQARAAAELIATRSPIALAVTLAAVRRADALGALPEVLVQEFRVSCASLRSHDLVEGIRAQLVDKDRNPQWSPATLAEVTAADVEAYFAPADPDLTF, from the coding sequence GTGACCGACGACCTCCTGACCCGCATCGAGAACGGCGTCGGCATCGCCACGCTGAATCGGCCCAAGGCGATCAACTCGCTGAACCAGGACATGGTCGACGCGCTCGCCGAGGTGCTGCCCGCCTGGGCGGCCGACGACGCGATCCGAGCGGTGGTGCTCGAGGGCGCCGGCGAGCGCGGACTGTGCGCCGGCGGCGACGTCGTCGCGATCTACCACAGCGCCCGCGCCGGCGGCGCCGAGGCGCGCAAGTTCTGGTTCGACGAGTACCGGGTCAACGCCCTGATCGGCAGCTACCCCAAGCCGTACGTGTCGCTGATGGACGGCATCGTGATGGGCGGCGGCGTCGGCGTCGGCGCCCACGGCAACATCCGGGTCGTCACCGACACCACCAAGATGGCCATGCCCGAGGTCGGCATCGGCTTCATCCCCGACGTCGGCGGCACCCATCTGCTGGCTCGGGCGCCGGGCCACCTCGGCCTGCACGCCGCGCTGACCGGCGCGCCGTTCTCCGGCGCCGATGCCATCGCGCTGGGTTTCGCCGACCATTTCGTCGCCCATGACCGGCTGGCCGACTTCACCGCCGACATCATCGCCACCGATGTGCCGACCGCGCTGGCCCGCCACGCCGTCGAGCCGCCGGCCTCCGCGCTGGCCGCGCAGCGGCCCTGGATCGACGAGTGCTACGCCGCGGGCAGCGTCGCGGAGATCATCGCCGCGCTGGCCGGCCACGACGACGAGCAGGCCCGCGCGGCCGCCGAGCTGATCGCCACCCGCTCACCGATCGCGCTGGCGGTGACCCTGGCGGCGGTCCGGCGCGCCGACGCGTTGGGCGCACTGCCCGAGGTGCTGGTCCAGGAGTTCCGGGTGTCCTGCGCCTCGCTGCGCAGCCACGACCTGGTGGAGGGTATCCGCGCCCAGCTCGTCGACAAGGACCGCAATCCGCAGTGGTCGCCGGCCACCCTGGCCGAGGTCACCGCCGCGGACGTCGAGGCGTATTTCGCCCCCGCCGACCCCGACCTGACCTTCTGA
- a CDS encoding Bax inhibitor-1/YccA family protein — MRETSNPVLRSMSRQSPGQGGYATFGTGAAGAAAQQMHTQQYGAEPYTQQQGVSRPLTIDDVVTKTGITLGVLTAVAVVSYFLASVNPTLAMPLSMIGALGGLGIVLFATFTRRQDNPAMVLSYAVLEGLFLGGISWVFGKSVEIAGGSAGALITQALLGTFGVFFGMLVVYKTGAIRVTPKFTRMIVAGMIGVLVLMLGNFVLGLFGMGGGEGMGLRAGGPIAIIFSLVCIALAAFSFLIDFDSADRAIRAGAPEKAAWGIALGLTVTLVWLYIEILRLLSYFNSD, encoded by the coding sequence GTGCGGGAAACCAGCAACCCGGTGCTTCGCTCGATGTCCCGGCAGTCGCCCGGACAGGGCGGATACGCCACATTCGGCACCGGCGCAGCCGGTGCGGCAGCGCAGCAGATGCACACGCAGCAGTACGGCGCCGAGCCGTACACCCAGCAGCAGGGCGTGTCCCGCCCGCTGACCATCGACGACGTCGTCACCAAGACCGGCATCACCCTGGGTGTGCTGACCGCGGTCGCCGTCGTCAGCTACTTCCTGGCCTCGGTCAACCCCACCCTGGCCATGCCGTTGTCCATGATCGGCGCCCTCGGTGGCCTGGGCATCGTGCTGTTCGCGACGTTCACCCGCCGCCAGGACAACCCGGCGATGGTGCTCAGCTACGCGGTGCTCGAGGGCCTGTTCCTCGGTGGCATCTCGTGGGTGTTCGGCAAGAGCGTCGAGATCGCCGGGGGCAGCGCCGGAGCCCTGATCACCCAGGCATTGTTGGGCACCTTCGGCGTGTTCTTCGGCATGCTGGTCGTCTACAAGACCGGCGCCATCCGGGTCACGCCCAAGTTCACCCGGATGATCGTCGCCGGCATGATCGGCGTGCTGGTGCTGATGCTCGGCAACTTCGTGCTGGGCCTGTTCGGGATGGGCGGCGGTGAGGGCATGGGCCTGCGCGCCGGCGGCCCGATCGCGATCATCTTCTCGCTGGTCTGCATCGCGCTGGCCGCGTTCAGCTTCCTGATCGACTTCGACTCCGCCGACCGGGCAATCCGCGCCGGTGCGCCGGAGAAGGCGGCCTGGGGCATCGCGCTGGGCCTGACCGTCACGCTGGTCTGGCTCTACATCGAGATCCTGCGCCTGCTGTCCTACTTCAACAGCGACTAG
- a CDS encoding acetyl-CoA C-acetyltransferase, producing the protein MPEAVIVATARSPIGRAVKGSLATMRPDDLAAQMVRAALEKVPALDPREVDDLMMGCGQPGGEAAYNIARAVAVQLGYDFMPGTTVNRYCSSSLQTTRMAFHAIKAGEGDVFISAGVETVSRFGVGAADGAPNSKNPLFDEAQARSARQAEGADEWHDPRADGNIPDVYIAMGQTAENVALHTGVSREDQDRWGVRSQNRAEEAIKSGFFAREISPVTLADGTVVSTDDGPRAGTTYEAISQLKPVFRPNGTITAGNACPLNDGAAAVVIMSDTRAKELGLTPLARIVSTGVSGLSPEIMGLGPIEAVRKALTNAKMSISDIDLYEINEAFAVQVLGSARELGMDEDKLNVSGGAIALGHPFGMTGARITATLLNNLATHDKTYGIETMCVGGGQGMAMVVERLS; encoded by the coding sequence ATGCCCGAAGCCGTCATCGTCGCCACCGCCCGCTCACCGATCGGCCGCGCGGTCAAGGGGTCGCTGGCCACCATGCGCCCGGACGATCTGGCCGCCCAGATGGTCCGCGCTGCCCTGGAGAAGGTGCCGGCACTGGACCCGCGCGAGGTCGACGACCTGATGATGGGCTGCGGCCAGCCCGGCGGTGAGGCCGCCTACAACATCGCCCGCGCGGTCGCCGTCCAGCTCGGCTACGACTTCATGCCCGGCACCACGGTGAACCGGTACTGCTCGTCGTCGCTGCAGACCACCCGGATGGCCTTCCACGCGATCAAGGCCGGCGAGGGCGACGTGTTCATCTCCGCCGGTGTGGAGACCGTGTCGCGGTTCGGCGTCGGCGCCGCCGACGGTGCCCCCAACAGCAAGAACCCGCTGTTCGACGAGGCCCAGGCCCGCTCCGCCCGCCAGGCCGAGGGCGCCGACGAGTGGCACGACCCGCGTGCCGACGGCAACATCCCCGACGTCTACATCGCGATGGGCCAGACCGCCGAGAACGTCGCGCTGCACACCGGGGTCAGCCGCGAGGACCAGGACCGCTGGGGCGTGCGCAGCCAGAACCGCGCCGAGGAGGCCATCAAGAGCGGCTTCTTCGCCCGCGAGATCAGCCCGGTCACGCTGGCCGACGGCACCGTCGTGTCCACCGACGACGGCCCCCGCGCCGGCACCACCTACGAAGCGATCTCGCAGCTCAAGCCGGTGTTCCGGCCGAACGGCACCATCACCGCCGGCAACGCCTGCCCGCTCAACGACGGCGCCGCGGCCGTCGTCATCATGAGCGACACCCGGGCCAAGGAGCTGGGCCTGACCCCGCTGGCCCGGATCGTGTCCACCGGGGTGTCCGGCCTGTCCCCGGAGATCATGGGCCTGGGCCCGATCGAGGCGGTCCGCAAGGCGCTGACGAACGCCAAGATGTCAATCTCCGACATCGACCTCTACGAGATCAACGAGGCGTTCGCGGTGCAGGTGCTCGGCTCGGCGCGTGAACTCGGCATGGACGAGGACAAGCTGAACGTCTCCGGCGGCGCGATCGCGCTGGGCCACCCGTTCGGCATGACCGGCGCCCGGATCACCGCGACGCTGCTGAACAACCTGGCCACCCACGACAAGACCTACGGCATCGAGACCATGTGCGTCGGCGGCGGCCAGGGCATGGCGATGGTGGTCGAGCGACTCAGCTGA
- a CDS encoding SGNH/GDSL hydrolase family protein, which translates to MGIRVSRRSTMAATAVGIAASTGVGLVSAHNLLTGQAVQARQVIPKSWDVPPRADGVYLPAGGPVQRWQRGDDVDVHLMVFGDSTATGYGCRDAEEVPGVRLARGLAQRSGKRIRLSTKAIVGATSKGLSGQVDAMFVAGPPPDAAVIMIGANDVTALNGIGPSARRLRDAVARLRASGAVVVVGTCPDFGVITAIPQPLRWVTRNRGLRLARTQAREVREAGGVPVPLADLVSPEFRQAPDRMFSADRFHPSADGYQLAANQLLPALCYALEEWPGELPWQSRSADSGSLARRLSMLARFWPQRTTGVPAPMVLGTD; encoded by the coding sequence GTGGGCATACGTGTCTCGCGTCGGTCGACCATGGCAGCCACCGCGGTGGGTATCGCGGCGTCGACCGGCGTCGGCCTGGTGAGTGCCCACAACCTGCTGACCGGCCAGGCCGTGCAGGCCCGGCAGGTGATCCCGAAATCCTGGGACGTCCCGCCGCGCGCCGACGGCGTCTACCTGCCCGCGGGCGGCCCGGTCCAGCGCTGGCAGCGCGGCGACGACGTCGACGTGCACCTGATGGTGTTCGGTGACTCGACCGCGACCGGCTACGGCTGCCGAGACGCCGAGGAGGTACCCGGGGTGCGGCTGGCGCGGGGGCTGGCGCAACGCTCCGGCAAGCGGATCCGGCTGAGCACCAAGGCCATCGTCGGCGCCACCTCCAAGGGACTGTCCGGCCAGGTCGACGCCATGTTTGTGGCCGGACCGCCGCCGGACGCCGCCGTCATCATGATCGGCGCCAACGACGTCACCGCGCTCAACGGCATCGGGCCGTCGGCCCGCCGGTTGCGCGACGCGGTCGCCAGGCTGCGGGCCTCCGGCGCCGTCGTGGTGGTCGGCACCTGCCCGGACTTCGGGGTGATCACCGCCATTCCGCAGCCGCTGCGCTGGGTGACCCGCAACCGCGGCCTGCGGCTGGCCCGCACCCAGGCCCGCGAGGTCCGGGAGGCCGGCGGGGTGCCGGTGCCGCTGGCCGATCTGGTCAGCCCGGAGTTCCGCCAGGCGCCGGACCGGATGTTCTCCGCGGACCGCTTTCACCCGTCGGCCGACGGCTACCAACTCGCGGCGAACCAGCTGCTGCCCGCCCTTTGCTACGCGCTCGAGGAATGGCCGGGCGAACTGCCCTGGCAGTCCCGGTCGGCGGATTCGGGCTCGCTCGCGCGACGGCTGAGCATGTTGGCCCGGTTCTGGCCGCAGCGCACCACCGGGGTCCCCGCTCCGATGGTGCTCGGCACGGACTAG
- a CDS encoding alpha/beta hydrolase fold domain-containing protein: MTAPSKVIGAPGPYVGATSLRKTRKYPVSDGAPVEVIESGPSLIARAASLACRLTVRPALAAGSYVPHLPWPFGVLDQIGRAFVPEAGTVRATIGLANATAQLVRAPGVLPADGNRRIVLYIHGGAFLTCGVNSHSRIVGAVSKYADAPVLVVDYRLIPKNSVGEAVDDCYDAYRWLRQRGYDPEQIVLAGDSAGGYLALTLAQRLQDEGEEPAALVGISPLMQLAKEPKHAHPNSRTDALFPPRAFDALLDLISRAAAKRIVDGEPEGIYEPLDHIEPGLPRTLIHVSGSEVLLHDARLAARRLAAAGVPTELRVWRGQIHDFQLAAPIIPEADRSLRQIGQYIREATE, translated from the coding sequence ATGACCGCACCGAGCAAGGTGATCGGCGCACCCGGCCCATACGTCGGTGCGACCAGCCTGCGAAAGACCCGCAAGTACCCGGTCAGCGACGGCGCGCCGGTCGAGGTCATCGAGTCCGGGCCCAGCCTGATCGCGCGTGCCGCGTCGCTGGCCTGCCGGTTGACCGTTCGCCCGGCGCTGGCCGCCGGCAGCTACGTGCCGCATCTGCCGTGGCCGTTCGGGGTGCTCGACCAGATCGGTCGCGCGTTCGTCCCGGAGGCCGGCACGGTGCGCGCGACCATCGGGCTGGCCAACGCCACCGCGCAGCTGGTCCGCGCGCCCGGCGTGCTGCCCGCCGACGGCAACCGCCGGATCGTGCTCTACATCCACGGCGGGGCGTTCCTGACCTGCGGGGTCAACTCGCACAGCCGGATCGTGGGCGCCGTGTCCAAGTACGCCGACGCGCCGGTGCTGGTGGTCGACTATCGGCTCATTCCGAAGAACTCGGTGGGGGAGGCCGTCGACGACTGTTACGACGCCTACCGCTGGCTGCGGCAGCGCGGCTACGACCCCGAACAGATCGTGCTGGCCGGTGATTCGGCCGGCGGCTACCTGGCGTTGACGCTGGCCCAGCGGCTGCAGGACGAGGGGGAGGAGCCCGCCGCGCTGGTCGGCATCTCGCCGCTGATGCAGCTGGCCAAGGAGCCCAAGCACGCGCACCCCAACAGCCGGACCGACGCGTTGTTCCCGCCGCGGGCGTTCGACGCGCTGCTGGACCTGATCTCGCGGGCGGCGGCCAAGCGCATCGTCGACGGCGAGCCGGAGGGCATCTACGAGCCGCTCGACCACATCGAGCCGGGTCTGCCGCGCACCCTGATCCACGTGTCCGGCTCGGAGGTGCTGTTGCACGACGCCCGGCTGGCCGCCCGACGGCTGGCGGCGGCCGGGGTGCCGACCGAGCTGCGGGTGTGGCGGGGGCAGATCCACGATTTCCAGCTCGCCGCGCCGATCATCCCGGAGGCCGACCGCTCGCTGCGCCAGATCGGCCAGTACATCCGCGAGGCCACCGAGTAG
- a CDS encoding pyridoxal-phosphate dependent enzyme gives MRIAEHITDLIGNTPLVKLTSVVPPGAATVVAKIEYLNPGGSSKDRIAVKMIDAAEASGELRPGGTIVEPTSGNTGVGLALVAQRRGYKCIFVCPDKVSEDKQNVLRAYGAEVVVCPTAVPPEHPDSYYNVSDRLVAETPGAWKPDQYSNLNGPDSHYETTGPEIWSDTDGTVTHFVAGVGTGGTITGTGRYLKDVSEGRVQVVGPLPSATYLVEGVGEDFWPGAYDPSIPDEIIAVSDADSFDMTRRLAREEGLLVGGSCGIFWPVATGWTGPAAATPIFRITGSWQVRDHRVRRRSAARHLPDLVRETVRAIGIRGVPQMPVVGAEPPVMAGEVAGSVSERELLSAVFEGRAALADAVAQHMGPPLPLIGSGEPVAAVAAALRDDDALMVIDGGKPVGVITRHDLLGFLSEGARRR, from the coding sequence ATGCGCATCGCTGAGCACATCACCGACCTCATCGGCAACACCCCTCTGGTCAAACTGACGTCGGTGGTCCCGCCCGGTGCGGCGACGGTGGTCGCCAAGATCGAATACCTCAACCCCGGCGGCAGCTCGAAGGACCGCATCGCGGTGAAGATGATCGACGCCGCCGAGGCCAGCGGGGAACTGCGCCCGGGCGGCACCATCGTCGAGCCGACCTCCGGCAACACCGGGGTGGGGCTGGCGCTGGTGGCGCAGCGCCGCGGCTACAAGTGCATCTTCGTCTGCCCGGACAAGGTCAGCGAGGACAAGCAGAACGTGCTGCGGGCCTACGGCGCCGAGGTCGTGGTCTGCCCGACGGCGGTCCCGCCGGAGCACCCCGACTCCTACTACAACGTCTCCGACCGGCTGGTCGCCGAGACCCCGGGCGCCTGGAAGCCGGACCAGTACTCCAACCTCAACGGCCCCGACAGTCACTATGAGACGACGGGCCCGGAGATCTGGTCCGACACCGACGGCACCGTCACCCATTTCGTCGCCGGCGTCGGCACCGGCGGCACCATCACCGGCACCGGCCGCTACCTCAAGGACGTCTCCGAGGGCCGGGTGCAGGTGGTCGGCCCGCTACCCTCGGCGACGTATCTGGTCGAGGGCGTCGGCGAGGACTTCTGGCCGGGCGCCTACGACCCCAGCATCCCCGACGAGATCATCGCGGTCTCCGACGCGGACTCCTTCGACATGACCCGGCGGCTCGCCCGCGAGGAGGGGTTGCTGGTCGGCGGCTCCTGCGGGATCTTCTGGCCGGTCGCGACGGGCTGGACGGGACCGGCCGCGGCTACCCCGATCTTCCGAATCACGGGTTCCTGGCAGGTGCGGGACCACCGAGTCCGTCGGCGGTCCGCCGCACGCCACCTGCCGGATCTGGTGCGCGAGACGGTCCGGGCCATCGGCATCCGCGGAGTACCGCAGATGCCGGTCGTCGGCGCCGAGCCGCCGGTGATGGCCGGCGAGGTGGCCGGCAGCGTGTCCGAGCGGGAGCTGCTCTCGGCGGTGTTCGAGGGCCGCGCGGCACTCGCCGACGCCGTCGCCCAGCACATGGGCCCGCCGCTGCCGCTGATCGGCTCGGGCGAACCGGTGGCCGCGGTGGCCGCCGCGCTGCGCGACGACGACGCGCTGATGGTGATCGACGGTGGCAAACCCGTCGGCGTCATCACCCGCCACGATCTGCTGGGCTTCCTGTCGGAGGGCGCGCGGCGCAGGTAG
- a CDS encoding CD225/dispanin family protein — translation MTSYPPPPGNYPPPPPPGNYPPPPPPGNFPPPPPGGGFGAPPDNNLVWAILCTVLCCLPLGIVSIVKATQVNGLWAQGQHAAAQAAAEDAKKFAMWGAIVGAVVIVVAVIIQIAAGAAMMNSGY, via the coding sequence ATGACGTCATACCCGCCGCCGCCCGGCAACTACCCGCCCCCGCCGCCGCCCGGCAACTACCCGCCCCCGCCGCCGCCCGGCAACTTTCCGCCCCCGCCGCCCGGTGGTGGCTTCGGCGCGCCGCCGGACAACAACCTGGTCTGGGCGATCCTGTGCACGGTGCTGTGCTGCCTGCCGCTGGGCATCGTGTCGATCGTGAAGGCCACCCAGGTCAACGGACTGTGGGCGCAGGGGCAGCACGCCGCCGCGCAGGCCGCCGCGGAGGACGCCAAGAAGTTCGCCATGTGGGGTGCCATCGTCGGCGCCGTTGTGATTGTGGTGGCCGTCATCATTCAGATCGCGGCCGGCGCCGCGATGATGAACAGCGGCTATTGA
- a CDS encoding DUF2752 domain-containing protein, whose amino-acid sequence MSVAPVRSRAGAPVAVAAVTVAVGAAIWAADPTTPGGLCPQCPTKTYLGVICPGCGSLRMLYSLMHGDITTAFRFNALGVVAVALLVWAYVAWSHGRLSGRRIRSWQNLRWSPMIALVAVSMWFVVRNIPAQPFLALRV is encoded by the coding sequence GTGAGCGTCGCGCCGGTGCGTTCACGCGCCGGCGCGCCGGTGGCGGTCGCCGCGGTAACCGTCGCAGTGGGTGCGGCGATCTGGGCGGCCGACCCGACCACCCCCGGCGGGCTGTGTCCGCAGTGCCCGACCAAGACCTATCTCGGGGTGATCTGCCCGGGCTGCGGCAGCCTGCGGATGCTGTATTCGCTGATGCACGGCGATATTACGACCGCTTTTCGTTTCAATGCTCTCGGTGTGGTCGCGGTCGCGCTGCTCGTCTGGGCCTACGTCGCCTGGAGCCACGGTCGGCTGAGCGGCCGTCGTATTCGAAGCTGGCAAAATCTGCGCTGGTCGCCGATGATCGCGCTGGTGGCGGTGTCAATGTGGTTTGTGGTGCGTAACATTCCGGCGCAGCCGTTTCTCGCGCTCCGGGTCTGA
- a CDS encoding DUF3824 domain-containing protein: MGAPPPAGAYPSPGYPQPSNPQPSNPQPSNPQPGGYPQQPGYPQPGGYPPAQPGYPTGGGYPPPPPGWSPPPPAFSVGEAFSWAWNKFSKNALVLIVPAVVYALILSVVGALFFVLPFAMVQPDADSYSGAGEYSTSIEVPLWPFAVMFLGFFVLVLAAAAMASAYVGGVLDIVDGKPVEIGTFFKPRNLGAVIVAALLVALASAVASVVPLGGAVVAVFTLFALIAVIDRRLSGVDGIKASFDLVKTRFGESILAWLVSNLIVVVGMLVCFVGVVVAAPVALLFQAYAWRRLTNGNIAALTP, from the coding sequence GTGGGCGCACCTCCGCCGGCCGGCGCCTACCCGTCGCCCGGCTATCCGCAACCGAGCAACCCGCAACCGAGCAACCCGCAACCGAGCAACCCGCAACCCGGTGGCTATCCCCAGCAGCCCGGCTACCCGCAGCCCGGTGGCTACCCGCCCGCGCAGCCCGGCTACCCAACTGGTGGCGGCTACCCGCCCCCGCCGCCGGGTTGGAGCCCGCCACCCCCGGCGTTCAGCGTCGGCGAGGCGTTCAGTTGGGCCTGGAACAAGTTCTCCAAGAACGCCCTTGTGCTGATCGTGCCCGCGGTGGTGTACGCGCTGATCCTCAGCGTCGTGGGGGCGCTGTTCTTCGTGTTGCCCTTTGCCATGGTGCAGCCGGACGCCGACAGCTATTCCGGCGCCGGTGAGTACTCCACCTCCATCGAGGTCCCGCTGTGGCCCTTCGCCGTGATGTTCCTGGGTTTCTTCGTCCTGGTGCTGGCCGCCGCGGCGATGGCATCGGCCTACGTCGGCGGGGTGCTCGACATCGTCGACGGCAAGCCGGTGGAGATCGGGACCTTCTTCAAGCCCCGAAATCTGGGCGCGGTCATCGTGGCGGCGCTGCTGGTCGCCCTCGCCAGTGCGGTCGCATCGGTGGTGCCCTTGGGCGGTGCGGTGGTGGCAGTGTTCACCCTGTTCGCCCTCATCGCGGTGATTGATCGCCGGCTGTCGGGGGTCGACGGCATCAAGGCGAGCTTCGATCTGGTCAAGACCCGGTTCGGCGAGTCGATCCTGGCCTGGCTGGTCTCCAACCTGATCGTCGTGGTCGGCATGTTGGTGTGCTTCGTCGGCGTGGTGGTCGCCGCACCGGTCGCCCTGCTGTTCCAGGCGTACGCCTGGCGGCGGCTGACCAACGGGAACATCGCGGCGCTGACGCCGTAG
- a CDS encoding cystathionine gamma-synthase, which produces MSEQRSRADRHRWAGPATRAIHAGYRPDPATGAVNAPIFASSTFAQDGVGGLRGGYEYARTGNPTRSALETALAAVEEGDHARAFASGMAATDCALRAMLRPGDHLIIPDDAYGGTFRLIDKVFAHWGIRHTPVALSDLGAVAAAITDQTRLIWVETPTNPLLSIADIAAIGELARARPSHQRPKVLVDNTFASPALQTPLNLGADVVLHSTTKYIGGHSDVVGGALVTNDEGLDAAFGFLQNGSGAVPGPFDAYLTMRGLKTLPLRMQRHCENAGVVAEFLAGHPAVERVLYPGLPTHPNHEVAARQMSGFGGMVSVRMRGGAEAARQLCSRTEIFILAESLGGVESLIEHPGAMTHASTAGSQLEVPDDLVRLSVGIEDIGDLLADLEQALS; this is translated from the coding sequence ATGAGCGAGCAGCGCAGCAGAGCCGACAGACACCGCTGGGCCGGGCCGGCCACCCGGGCCATCCACGCCGGGTACCGGCCGGATCCGGCCACCGGTGCGGTCAACGCGCCGATCTTCGCGAGTTCCACCTTCGCCCAGGACGGTGTCGGCGGGCTGCGCGGCGGCTACGAGTACGCCCGCACCGGCAACCCGACCCGTTCGGCGTTGGAGACCGCGCTGGCCGCGGTCGAGGAAGGCGACCACGCCCGCGCCTTCGCCTCGGGCATGGCGGCCACCGACTGCGCTCTGCGCGCGATGCTGCGCCCCGGTGATCACCTGATCATTCCCGACGACGCCTACGGCGGCACCTTTCGGCTGATCGACAAGGTCTTCGCGCACTGGGGGATTCGGCACACCCCGGTCGCGCTGTCGGACCTCGGTGCGGTGGCCGCGGCGATCACCGATCAGACCCGGCTGATCTGGGTGGAGACCCCCACCAACCCGCTGCTGTCGATCGCCGACATCGCCGCGATCGGCGAACTGGCCCGCGCCCGGCCGTCGCACCAGCGGCCGAAGGTTCTGGTGGACAACACCTTCGCCTCCCCGGCCCTGCAGACCCCACTGAATCTCGGTGCCGACGTGGTGTTGCATTCGACAACGAAGTACATCGGCGGGCATTCCGACGTCGTCGGCGGCGCCCTGGTCACCAACGACGAGGGACTCGACGCCGCATTCGGCTTCCTGCAGAACGGGTCCGGCGCGGTGCCCGGGCCGTTCGACGCCTACCTGACCATGCGCGGCCTCAAGACGCTGCCGCTGCGGATGCAGCGACACTGCGAAAATGCCGGTGTGGTGGCGGAATTCCTGGCCGGACACCCTGCGGTCGAGCGGGTGCTCTACCCGGGCCTGCCGACCCACCCCAACCACGAGGTGGCGGCCCGGCAGATGAGCGGGTTCGGCGGCATGGTGAGCGTGCGGATGCGCGGTGGTGCCGAGGCGGCCCGTCAATTGTGCTCGCGCACCGAGATTTTCATCCTGGCCGAGTCGCTCGGCGGGGTGGAGTCGCTGATCGAGCACCCCGGCGCGATGACCCATGCCTCGACGGCGGGATCGCAGCTGGAGGTGCCCGACGATCTGGTCCGGCTGTCGGTCGGCATTGAGGACATTGGGGATCTGCTCGCCGACCTGGAGCAAGCCCTGAGCTAG